One genomic window of Carassius auratus strain Wakin unplaced genomic scaffold, ASM336829v1 scaf_tig00022499, whole genome shotgun sequence includes the following:
- the LOC113077392 gene encoding cytochrome P450 2J2-like, producing MVLTSVLEILDFRGLLLFIVAFLLVADYVKNRNPPNYPRGPFSLPLLGNVFNVDSKEPHIYLTKLGHAYNDIFSLRLGRDKVVFITGYKLVKEALVTQAENFLDRPYSPLQCRVYSGNAGLFFSNGEMWKKQRRFALSTLRNFGLGKKTMELTICEESRFLLDEIDKQKGGAFDPTILFNNAVSNIICQMVFGQRFDYADHQFRTMLKYISKSIQLEGSIWAQLYEAFPTIMKHLPGPHNDMFSNYKLLQAFVKEVVVKHKAELDPSEPRDYIDSFLIEIMKKPHETTDGFDEENIIPCVLDLFLAGTETTSTALCWGLIYLITYPEVQEKVQEEIDRVIGRSKEPSIADKANMPYTEAVIHEILRFGDIVPMNGLRMADKDTTLGESFIPKGTAILPILHSVLFDENEWETPYEFNPGHFLDKEGKFVRRDAFMPFSAGKRVCLGEQLARMELFLFFVTLFRKFRFSAAEGEKLNLDGVIGVTRTPHPFKIHATAR from the exons ATGGTGCTAACCTCAGTTCTCGAGATTCTCGATTTTAGAGGACTACTGCTCTTCATAGTGGCATTTCTCTTGGTGGCAGACTATGTGAAGAACAGAAACCCACCGAATTACCCACGTGGCCCTTTCTCTCTTCCACTCCTAGGAAATGTCTTCAACGTTGACTCGAAGGAGCCGCATATATATCTGACAAAG CTAGGCCATGCCTACAACGATATATTCAGTCTGCGATTAGGAAGAGACAAAGTGGTCTTCATCACTGGTTATAAACTGGTGAAGGAGGCCCTGGTGACTCAAGCTGAAAACTTTCTGGATCGGCCCTACAGTCCATTACAATGTCGAGTCTACTCGGGCAATG CTGGACTCTTCTTCAGTAATGGTGAAATGTGGAAGAAGCAACGACGTTTTGCTCTGTCAACACTGAGGAATTTCGGGTTGGGAAAGAAAACAATGGAGCTGACCATCTGTGAAGAGAGCCGCTTCTTACTTGATGAGATTGACAAACAGAAAG GAGGCGCTTTTGACCCAACCATTCTTTTCAACAATGCGGTTTCCAATATCATCTGTCAAATGGTGTTCGGCCAGAGATTTGATTATGCAGACCACCAATTCAGGACAATGCTAAAATACATATCTAAAAGCATTCAATTAGAGGGGTCCATTTGGGCacag CTCTATGAAGCATTTCCCACCATCATGAAGCATCTTCCTGGGCCACACAATGACATGTTCAGTAACTACAAATTATTGCAAGCCTTTGTTAAAGAGGTTGTTGTCAAACACAAGGCCGAACTGGATCCCTCAGAGCCTCGAGACTACATCGACAGCTTCCTAATTGAAATTATGAAG AAGCCACATGAAACAACAGATGGTTTTGATGAAGAGAACATTATTCCATGTGTTCTAGACCTGTTTCTGGCTGGGACCGAAACTACATCCACTGCATTATGTTGGGGTCTCATATACCTCATCACTTACCCAGAAGTACAAG AAAAAGTTCAGGAGGAGATAGACAGAGTGATTGGACGCTCAAAGGAGCCGAGTATAGCCGACAAGGCCAACATGCCCTACACTGAGGCTGTTATCCACGAGATCCTGAGATTCGGAGATATTGTACCAATGAATGGCTTGCGGATGGCTGACAAAGACACAACCCTTGGAGAGAGCTTCATCCCAAAG GGTACAGCAATTTTACCCATACTGCACTCGGTTCTCTTTGATGAGAATGAATGGGAGACACCCTACGAGTTCAATCCTGGGCACTTTTTAGACAAAGAGGGCAAGTTTGTGAGGCGGGACGCATTCATGCCCTTTTCTGCAG GAAAGAGGGTCTGTTTGGGGGAGCAGCTCGCGAGAATGGAGCTCTTCCTTTTCTTTGTCACTTTGTTCAGAAAATTTCGATTTTCAGCAGCAGAGGGTGAGAAACTCAATCTTGATGGAGTGATAGGAGTAACACGCACCCCACACCCCTTCAAGATCCATGCAACGGCACGCTGA
- the LOC113077393 gene encoding cytochrome P450 2J2-like, translating into MILHLIYDSFDFKSWIIFFFVFLLLVDMIKNKNPSNFPPGPWPLPFLGTVFTKMDFKNFEFQLAEAYGKVFSLRVGSEKMVIISGYKMVKESLITQSDSFVERPNVPLFHKVFKAIGISMSNGYLWRSHRKFTAFHLRMFGEGKKSLEHRIQEECVFLCDAFKTEKGPFNPLAILSGAVSNTVASLIFGQRFEYHDECYQSILRLDTECVKLMGSPRAQLYNVFPRLLQYLPGPHQTIFSNYKKITNFLRGEIIKHREDWDSSNPRDLIDNYLTEMEKKKSDPQAGFNIEGLVITCLDVIEAGTETTATTLRWGLLFMIKYPETQRKVQEEIDRVIGQSRQPCLADRVNMPYTDAVIHEMQRLGDVVPMGFPKKAVKDTKLGGYFIPKGTAVSTILSSVLHDPNEWETPDTFNPGHFLTENGQFRKRDAFMPFSSGKRACVGEQLARQVLFLFFTSLLQQFTISKCPGEEPSLVGEIWFTYAPAPYRICVSSR; encoded by the exons ATGATCCTGCACTTGATATACGACAGCTTTGATTTTAAAAGCTGGATCATTTTCTTTTTCGTATTTCTGCTCCTTGTAGATATGATCAAAAACAAGAATCCTTCCAATTTCCCGCCAGGACCCTGGCCTCTGCCATTCCTGGGAACTGTCTTCACTAAGATGGATTT taaaaattttgaattTCAGTTGGCTGAAGCCTATGGGAAGGTGTTCAGCTTAAGAGTGGGGAGTGAGAAAATGGTAATCATATCTGGATATAAAATGGTAAAGGAGTCCCTCATTACTCAGAGTGATAGTTTTGTTGAGCGTCCAAATGTCCCTCTGTTTCACAAAGTTTTCAAGGCAATTG GTATATCAATGAGTAATGGATACCTGTGGCGGTCGCATAGGAAGTTCACTGCCTTCCATTTGCGGATGTTTGGAGAGGGGAAGAAAAGCCTTGAGCACAGGATCCAGGAAGAGTGTGTCTTCCTTTGTGATGCCTTTAAGACAGAAAAGG GACCTTTCAACCCTTTGGCTATCTTAAGCGGTGCTGTCTCAAATACTGTTGCTTCTTTGATATTTGGTCAACGCTTTGAGTATCATGATGAATGCTACCAAAGTATCCTGCGTCTTGACACCGAATGCGTTAAGTTAATGGGCTCTCCTAGAGCACAG CTGTACAATGTGTTTCCTCGGCTATTGCAATATTTACCTGGCCCCCACCAGACAATTTTTTCCAACTATAAGAAGATCACAAATTTCCTGAGAGGAGAGATCATTAAACACAGAGAGGACTGGGACTCTTCAAACCCTCGTGACTTAATAGACAACTATCTGACTGAGATGGAAAAG aaAAAGAGTGACCCCCAGGCTGGTTTTAACATAGAAGGGTTAGTGATAACTTGCCTGGATGTAATTGAGGCCGGGACAGAGACCACTGCCACTACATTACGCTGGGGTCTTCTTTTTATGATCAAATATCCAGAAACACAGA GAAAGGTCCAGGAAGAGATAGACAGGGTGATTGGACAGTCGCGTCAACCCTGTTTGGCTGACAGAGTTAATATGCCCTACACTGATGCTGTCATCCATGAGATGCAAAGACTTGGAGATGTTGTTCCAATGGGATTCCCTAAAAAAGCTGTTAAAGACACAAAACTAGGAGGATACTTCATTCCAAAG GGCACTGCTGTTTCAACAATCCTGTCTTCAGTCCTGCATGATCCAAACGAATGGGAGACACCAGACACCTTTAACCCAGGACACTTCCTGACTGAAAATGGCCAGTTTCGAAAGAGAGATGCCTTCATGCCATTTTCATCag GTAAGCGAGCGTGTGTGGGAGAGCAGCTGGCTCGTCAGGTGCTCTTCCTGTTTTTCACCTCCCTGCTGCAGCAATTCACCATCTCCAAATGTCCAGGAGAGGAACCCAGTTTAGTGGGCGAGATATGGTTCACATATGCTCCTGCTCCCTACCGTATATGTGTGTCCTCACGTTAG